One Melospiza melodia melodia isolate bMelMel2 chromosome 1, bMelMel2.pri, whole genome shotgun sequence genomic window carries:
- the PDSS1 gene encoding all trans-polyprenyl-diphosphate synthase PDSS1 yields the protein MSADLAFQSRPRTRPQVSRPQRGRWGARPAPGRRAVAARGFRVRVAAVPGGGAGAAGLGDTMALRWWWRSGSWCRRAPPLGSVPSPGPRVPPAHSAAMCHITQRSSTFSFPKICSIFWRFHHASTSHWCSCSKTISDEKYQDPFQLGRKDLKNLYEDIKKELLVSAAELKEMCDYYFDGKGKAFRPMIVVLMARACNIHHNNSKEVQASQRSVAIIAEMIHTASLVHDDVIDDANSRRGKRTLNQIWGERKAVLAGDFILSAASVALARIGNTTIISVLTQVIEDLVRGEFLQLGSKENENERFAHYLEKTFKKTASLIANSCKAVSILGCPDPKVHEIAYQYGKNVGIAFQLIDDVLDFTSCADHLGKPTAADLKLGLATGPVLFACRQFPEMNAMIMRRFSKPGDVERAWKYVLQSDGVQQTTYLAQRYCHAATREIRKLRPSPEREALVHLTEMVLMRDK from the exons ATGTCCGCAGACCTCGCTTTCCAGAGCCGCCCACGAACCCGGCCTCAGGTCTCCCGCCCCCAAAGAGGGCGTTGGGGTGCCCGCCCGGCACCGGGCCGGAGGGCGGTGGCGGCGCGGGGCTTCCGCGTCCGGGTCGCGGCGGTGCCGGGAGGCGGTGCTGGTGCggcggggctgggggacaccatggCCTTGCGGTGGTGGTGGCGGAGCGGCTCGTGGTGCCGCCGGGCTCCGCCGCTGGGCTCCGTGCCGAGCCCCGGCCCCCGCGTCCCGCCGGCCCACAGCGCGGCG ATGTGTCACATTACCCAAAGAAGTTCAACTTTCTCGTTTCCAAAAATATGTAGTATATTTTGGCG GTTTCATCATGCAAGTACATCCCACTGGTGCAGCTGCAGTAAGACAATTAGTGATGAAAAATACCAAGACCCTTTTCAACTTGGTAGAAAAGACTTGAAGAATCTCTATGAAGACATTAAAAAG GAATTGCTGGTGTCTGCAGCAGAACTTAAGGAAATGTGTGATTATTACTTTGATGGGAAGGGAAAGGCCTTTCGACCAATGATTGTGGTGCTAATGGCTCGGGCTTGCAACATTCACCATAATAATTCCAA GGAGGTGCAAGCAAGCCAGCGCTCTGTGGCCATAATTGCTGAGATGATCCATACAGCCAGTCTGGTTCATGATGATGTCATTGATGATGCAAATTCTCGCAGAGGAAAAAGGACACTTAATCAAATCTGGGGAGAGAGGAAA gcTGTTCTAGCTGGTGACTTCATCCTCTCAGCTGCTTCTGTAGCTTTAGCACGAATTGGAAATACCACTATCATCTCTGTTCTGACTCAGGTGATTGAAGATCTGGTGCGTG GTGAATTCCTCCAGCTGGGTTCCAAGGAAAACGAGAATGAGAGATTTGCTCACTACCTCGAGAAGACTTTTAAGAAGACGGCGAGTCTGATAGCAAACAGTTGTAAAGCA GTTTCAATTCTAGGCTGCCCTGATCCCAAAGTTCATGAGATTGCATACCAGTATGGAAAAAACGTTGGCATAGCTTTTCAG ttgATAGATGATGTGCTGGATTTTACATCGTGTGCTGACCACCTGGGGAAACCAACAGCAGCAGATCTCAAGCTTGGATTAGCCACAGGCCCTGTCTTATTTGCCTGTCGACAG TTTCCAGAAATGAATGCTATGATAATGAGGAGATTCAGTAAGCCAGGAGATGTTGAGCGTGCATGGAAGTATGTGTTGCAG AGTGATGGTGTGCAGCAAACCACCTACCTCGCCCAGCGCTACTGCCACGCGGCCACGCGCGAGATCCGCAAGCTGCGCCCGTCCCCCGAGAGAGAGGCCCTGGTGCACCTGACAGAAATGGTTCTCATGCGGGACAAGTGA